The Oryza brachyantha chromosome 7, ObraRS2, whole genome shotgun sequence genomic interval TATAATCCTTTTTGTTGTTTGGGTACTTCATTATCAATGCTCTGTAAGTCAGAATGACTACACAATATTCCCCACAAAAGGGAAGAAATATACTCCTTTCCAATTAGATAAGGCCCATTTATATCAATGATATAACGAAGTTTAATTACAAATCCCTTTTGTTGAACCAAGGTGGCAGAAAGTACCAGATCAAAGGTTCTCCTGGTACTGGTGCTTTTGCAAAAGTATACAAAGCCAGTGTCGACGGTAATACGGAAGACCTGGTTGCTTTAAAGGTGAGTCATGCTTCCATTTGTCTTACTGAAGCCTGcctttttcagttgtttcctCTATTAAACTCTAGTTCCTGTTTGCAGATTCAAAAGCCTCCATTTCCCTGGGAATTTTACATGTATCGCCAGCTTGATATACGCATATCTGATATTGAGGTACAgatcattttatcttttaggaAGATCATAACATTGTAATTGAAAGGTTATCATTTACACTGCAAAACAATTGTACTTCCAGAGACCAAGCTTTGGCTACACTCATGATGTGCACGTATATGCTGATGTCAGTGTGCTAGTTTGTGATTACCTGCCGTATGGAACTCTTCTGGTAAAATACTTTATGTATCAAAAGTCTTTGAAAACGTGATCATGCAAAACTAGCATTTTACGCCTGGAGTATAGTGAATCTGTGTTTCATAAGACACAAATCTCTTGCAGGATGTTATAAATTCCCATATAGTACTTGAACGCCATATGGATGAAGTTCTATGCATATATTACACTATAGAGATGCTGCGTATGCTGGAAACACTGCACAGCGTTGGCATAATCCATGGTGATTTCAAGCCTGACAATATGCTTGTTTGCTACCCAAGGTAAGTAGATAACCAACTCAGCTTAGAACACTGGATGGAGTGTCCTCCCACTTCCTCTGGTATTCTCTAACTGAAATTGGGcaacagaagaaaaatatttatccagCGACCACTGACATTTtacatttaataaaaatctacAGATTTATTCTAGTTGCCATATTTGTGCAATCTGTTCATTTGCTCAATGCCCATATTCTCTTGCTATTTGTTTTGGATAGATCTTATTGTCATGTTTGTGGGTGATGATGTCcatcttttaaatatttttatttcaagcTTCACAACTATCTAcaaaaaagactataaatgTTAGATTATTGCATATAATTACATAGTTTtcaatgaaaatatttgtaatGGATGGCCATAAAAACAACCATGTTAGTAAAAGGTCAATTTTTTGGCCCCAGATGTTGGGTTTGGTGGGTGCAAAGATCCTTGCTGATttacttctgttttttttactttatatgaGTGGTTACTGGAATCTGTTTGATGGCTCCATCCTCCATGTTTCCACTGAAATGAAGatcttttgatatatatttctttgtcATTTTTGTGGGGCATTTGATGCAAATGGCCTGTTTCTGCCAAAACTCAACTAGCACCTATCTAGTACATCCACCTGTACATGtcatttctgaaaaaaaaaaagaaaaagctaACCTAATGCTCCTTCCAATCTTTAGCCCTGGTCTACATCAGTCCAATATTTTGCCCTTGTCCCGACATGTATGTTTTGTTCATCCGTGTCATTATTTTGCATGTGATGGTCTGTACAGTGGAGATATCACAGACGAAACCTTCAAAGGCGAGACAAGAACCGAGCGGAATCAGGTCAGCATCTCAATCCCAACACGCTTGGAAACTTGGCTAGAGGTTCTTGATCCCTCTCCTGATGCTTATGAAATTCTCATTCCAGGGGCTCTGCCTTGTTGACTGGGGCCGTGGCATCGACCTGAACCTTTTCCCAGCCGGCACGGAGTTCCACGGTGACTGCCGAACCTCGGGGTTCAGCTGCGTTGAGATGCAGGAAGAGAGAGCCTGGACGTTTCAGGTCTGTGCTAGTGCTACCCGAGTTACTCAAAGGCCTCATCATCACTGAGCCATCTCTGAAAGCAAAACCCTTGCCTGACGAAGCCAGTTTGTTTGTTGGTCGGTCGGTCGGTTGGTTTCTTCTCCTGCAGGCTGACACTTACGGCCTCTGCGTCATCGCGCACATGATGCTACATGGGACACAGATGAGCATCGAGAAGGCGCCCAGGCCCGGTGGAAGCTACATGTACCAGCCCAAATCGCCGTTCAAGAGGTACTGTGCTCTGTGCTGCCACCATTGCCAACTCCTCAATACATTCGTGTGTGCTACCATGATTCACACTAGTGTagctaaatataaataataaagcaAGAGTAGATTGCATTATGTAACAGGAGCTGTTTGGTGCTGCCCGTTCTTGCCCTTGACAGGTACTGGAACGTGGAGCTGTGGAGAAACCTCTTCTCCACGCTGCTCAACGCGACCTCCAACGGCAACGACGCGGCCGTCCTCCGGAGCCTGCGGATGTCGTTCCAGGAGTACCTGTGCAGCAGCCGGCAGCTCGTCGGCAAGCTGAACCAGCAGCTGGCCAAGCAGAAGACCTCCCTCTGCCTATCCTGATCAACCTCGTTTCATCGCATCGTTCCCTGATTCCCTGATGTTTTTGCCTGTACAAAGTATATATTCCTTTCGTAACTTCGCAGCATTTCTTCCTGCGTGCAGCAGCAGGAAGAAATGTTCACTTGTGAAACACGCCTATTGGTCCACGGACGGGGAACTGCCATGCCAGTATGGCAGCCACCGTGCTGCGTATGCATCTGTCAcgtcatagttttttttctctctgccGTGGTAAGTCAAAGGGGTGGCGTTCGCGATCAGATCATCAGATGAGATGATGAGGCAGTGATGATGGTGTAATGGTGTCTTCTTGGCCACAGGACCAGGCCAATTTGGCGATTTCCAGCCGTGCATGGCCCGGCCGACCGTCGCTGGCCGTTCTGTTTGTGTGGTCGCGGAGGCCGGGCGTCGCTGTCTGATCGGTCGGGGGCATCGTGACCTGATCCGTCGTCGGAGGATGACAACGTAAGCGGAGCGTCAGGTGCTGCGGCTATACGATAGAGCGAGCACGTTCTGAACAGCATCATGGGACATAGAGATTGTTCATATTGATCGTGTTTTTAGAAACTATATTCCGCTTAGAAACATTGTACGTCAGCTTTGTTTCGGCAATGTTTTCTAGGTTATCCGCTAGCCTTAAGTTAACACGAGATCCATCGCATCGATCTCTCATCGTTGATTCATGATTACATAATCCTAGGTACATACATGCGTAAACAATTAGCCATGTTGTTGAACACCGAAAACACAACATATTACAGTGGGGAACCAGGGCTGGCCGAGCCATGGATCCAAATTCAGCCATCCGGTTAGTACGCATCAGTTGGCGAACGCTGTGCTGATCGAGACggtttcagaaaaaaagtaGAGGTGTTAATTTGGTAATTTTTACCGGGCCTTTTTAAAGTAAAGAATTTAGATACTTAcatgatttaatttaaaattcactcATCTGGAAATTTTAACTCAGAACCTAAGATGCTACGTTGGCCGTTGCTTTCGTTGCTGATAGGTGTTACATGTTACACGGCTTGATTCGTCCATTCAAGTCTTTATGCATAGGTTGTGATATCTTTTGTACAGGGACAGTCACAGGCGTACGCCGGTCGTGCACGGGCACACGCTTGGTGGTTCGAGTCCATGTCGACGGTGTGGCGAGTCACGGCGGATGTGGAGAATCCTGTGGAGTGAGTGGTCGTGAGTTGGGACTGACCTGGGAGGGTCAGGTGAGGACCGTGAAAGGTCAATCTGAAGGGCAAGTTTCTGACCTGTTCTGTTCTGGCTGGACTGTACGTGCGTGGTCGCTGGATTCGGTCTGCTCGGCCGGCGGGCCTCTTGCTTTTCTGGGCTCGTGGAAAACTGTTCACCGCTGCCATAACATGACTCGGGCCCATCcacccatcgatcgatcggtcgagcTGTTCCAGAGCCTCTGAAACTCGGCCATGGTCGTACTCGTAGTAACAGGGGCATGATCGT includes:
- the LOC102722691 gene encoding mitotic checkpoint serine/threonine-protein kinase BUB1 — encoded protein: MVLLERSPAAVPAAAVASSSPLRRSSPRVPPRGDASPPSDPILPYLRSINKAMDELRTGPKFEAAALDRLKTYVMECIDKYGDDYQYSTDPRLLKIWILYADAIGDFDKVYKKLEEKRMYLEHALLYDAYALFLFSKGNVLEAVKVYEVGISRKAEPLDHLKKMYTIFLKHMEKIIEEADADAQPKPSKIQKKDPILVDPWSESTMNNLLEKINVGLKKLTGYHKINKVYPGKVPLTSSQNVLRNKVIELGGRKYQIKGSPGTGAFAKVYKASVDGNTEDLVALKIQKPPFPWEFYMYRQLDIRISDIERPSFGYTHDVHVYADVSVLVCDYLPYGTLLDVINSHIVLERHMDEVLCIYYTIEMLRMLETLHSVGIIHGDFKPDNMLVCYPSGDITDETFKGETRTERNQGLCLVDWGRGIDLNLFPAGTEFHGDCRTSGFSCVEMQEERAWTFQADTYGLCVIAHMMLHGTQMSIEKAPRPGGSYMYQPKSPFKRYWNVELWRNLFSTLLNATSNGNDAAVLRSLRMSFQEYLCSSRQLVGKLNQQLAKQKTSLCLS